Proteins encoded together in one Hymenobacter monticola window:
- a CDS encoding type III pantothenate kinase, whose amino-acid sequence MHTLALDIGNTAVKAGCFDGPALREMAAGLTPASTRELVRRWQPQHVIVASVAEAAVLAVEELRDLVPGQVLGFSPGTTPVPLRNAYATPHTLGADRLAAAVGAAALRPGRTTLIIDAGTALKFDLVTADGTYHGGSIGPGLQMRLRALHEFTGRLPLLPLPASDATISLVGDSTTGSLLSGVVNGTVAEIEGLLGHYRAQHPGLGVLLTGGDAAFLAARLAARIFVVPELVLLGLNRILAYHVEE is encoded by the coding sequence ATGCACACCCTTGCCCTCGACATCGGCAACACGGCTGTGAAGGCTGGCTGCTTCGACGGCCCAGCCCTGCGCGAGATGGCGGCTGGCCTCACGCCGGCTTCGACGCGGGAACTGGTGCGCCGTTGGCAGCCGCAGCACGTCATCGTGGCCTCGGTGGCTGAGGCGGCGGTGCTGGCTGTGGAAGAGCTGCGGGATTTGGTGCCGGGGCAGGTGCTGGGTTTTAGCCCCGGCACCACGCCCGTGCCCTTGCGCAATGCCTACGCCACGCCGCACACGCTGGGGGCCGACCGGCTGGCGGCTGCCGTGGGGGCGGCAGCTTTGCGCCCGGGCCGCACCACGCTCATCATTGATGCAGGCACGGCCCTCAAGTTCGACCTCGTGACGGCTGATGGCACCTACCACGGCGGCAGCATCGGGCCGGGCCTGCAAATGCGGCTGCGGGCGCTGCACGAGTTTACGGGCCGGCTGCCGCTGCTGCCGCTGCCGGCTTCGGATGCAACGATTTCGCTGGTGGGCGACTCCACTACCGGGAGCCTGCTGAGCGGGGTAGTGAACGGGACGGTGGCCGAAATCGAAGGCCTGCTCGGGCACTACCGCGCGCAGCATCCCGGCCTGGGGGTGCTGCTGACCGGGGGCGACGCCGCCTTTCTGGCGGCCCGGCTCGCGGCGCGTATCTTTGTTGTGCCTGAGCTGGTGCTGCTCGGCCTAAATCGGATTTTAGCTTATCATGTTGAAGAATAA
- a CDS encoding porin family protein: MLKNKVMAGQGAGLVLVGLMMFGATGAQAQGLGNSPYSRIGLGDFNANTGGVRQMGMGGVGLAAPNGANVNELNPALLYYTGRTTFEAGFNGQYKTVKNATASNRSGSGTLGYLALSVPLSTRWGAAVGLKPLSAVDYESNILQDVVGTPVTTQVLKEYRGTGGVSEAYLGQGFRIAKGLTVGLTASYVFGVIDETTGTTVIISNSTTALERAVERQHVRYSDFGFRAGAHYRQKLAKSLNMNLGGVYSFGYNLNGQQTNTQERESATTGAQLIPATVVSDTRGSSYVPALTQVGVSFDNDKNWSINADVSQQQWSQFRNFNSNGLALRNTMRFGLGGELTPDPGSVDHYFQRVTYRAGLSLAQMPYQPGGQTLYDRAVSWGFAFPLPTATALDATTISLAFTYGVRGNTDVLNATQGTSNVQESYIRGQLGITLNNRWFIKRRLQ; encoded by the coding sequence ATGTTGAAGAATAAAGTGATGGCTGGCCAGGGCGCTGGCCTGGTGTTGGTGGGATTGATGATGTTCGGGGCGACGGGCGCGCAGGCGCAGGGCCTCGGCAATTCGCCGTACTCGCGCATTGGCCTCGGCGATTTTAACGCCAATACCGGCGGTGTGCGCCAGATGGGGATGGGTGGCGTGGGCCTGGCCGCCCCCAACGGCGCCAACGTGAACGAGTTGAACCCGGCCTTGCTCTACTACACGGGCCGCACCACGTTTGAGGCCGGCTTCAATGGCCAGTACAAAACGGTGAAGAACGCCACGGCCTCAAACCGCAGCGGCAGTGGCACGCTGGGCTACCTGGCCCTGTCGGTGCCGCTGAGCACGCGCTGGGGCGCGGCCGTGGGCCTGAAGCCGCTCAGCGCCGTCGATTACGAATCGAACATCCTGCAGGACGTGGTCGGCACGCCGGTTACCACGCAGGTACTGAAGGAATACAGAGGCACGGGGGGCGTTTCCGAGGCTTACCTGGGCCAGGGCTTCCGCATCGCCAAGGGGCTGACGGTGGGCTTGACGGCGTCCTACGTCTTCGGCGTGATTGACGAAACGACGGGCACCACAGTCATCATCAGCAACAGCACGACCGCACTGGAGCGCGCGGTAGAACGCCAGCACGTGCGCTACTCGGACTTTGGTTTCCGGGCCGGAGCGCACTACCGCCAGAAGCTGGCCAAATCGCTCAACATGAACCTGGGCGGCGTGTACAGCTTCGGCTATAACCTGAACGGGCAGCAAACCAACACCCAGGAGCGGGAATCCGCTACCACGGGCGCCCAGCTCATTCCGGCTACCGTTGTGAGCGACACGCGCGGCAGCAGCTACGTGCCGGCCCTCACGCAGGTAGGTGTGAGCTTCGACAATGATAAAAACTGGAGCATTAATGCGGACGTGAGTCAGCAGCAGTGGTCGCAGTTCCGCAACTTCAACTCAAACGGCCTGGCCCTGCGCAACACCATGCGCTTCGGCCTGGGCGGTGAGCTGACGCCCGACCCGGGCTCGGTGGACCACTACTTCCAGCGGGTGACCTACCGCGCCGGCCTCTCGCTGGCGCAGATGCCCTACCAGCCGGGCGGCCAAACGCTGTATGACCGCGCGGTGAGCTGGGGCTTTGCCTTTCCGCTGCCCACGGCCACGGCCCTCGACGCTACCACCATCAGCCTGGCCTTCACCTACGGCGTGCGCGGCAACACCGACGTGCTGAACGCGACGCAAGGCACTAGCAACGTGCAGGAAAGCTACATCCGCGGGCAACTGGGCATCACGCTCAACAACCGCTGGTTCATCAAGCGCCGCCTGCAATAA
- the lptC gene encoding LPS export ABC transporter periplasmic protein LptC translates to MTMRAFGKPAGSLVLATLALASCEKQKMSGPLTVYTGPLMETTNVRTLISDSAKLKFQLTAPLEQQFENGDVIYPKGMVVTFYSADGKKTVINTLTAKYGKVDKAKNLYIMRGKVQVVNVPKEQRMDTEELFFDKTKQVIYTDSAMAVRMETPTEILNGHGLWAKQDLNPYRIYHPSGIIDKVGAGL, encoded by the coding sequence ATGACCATGCGCGCATTCGGAAAACCGGCAGGAAGCCTGGTGCTGGCCACGCTGGCCCTGGCCAGCTGCGAAAAGCAGAAAATGAGCGGCCCGCTGACCGTGTATACCGGCCCGCTGATGGAAACCACCAACGTGCGGACGCTCATCAGCGACTCGGCCAAGCTCAAGTTTCAGCTCACGGCCCCGCTGGAGCAGCAGTTTGAAAACGGCGACGTCATCTACCCCAAGGGCATGGTGGTCACGTTCTACTCGGCCGACGGCAAGAAGACGGTCATCAACACCCTCACGGCCAAGTACGGCAAGGTGGATAAGGCCAAGAACCTCTACATTATGCGCGGTAAGGTACAGGTGGTGAACGTGCCCAAAGAGCAGCGCATGGACACCGAGGAGCTGTTCTTCGACAAAACCAAGCAGGTGATTTACACCGATTCGGCCATGGCAGTGCGCATGGAAACGCCCACTGAAATCCTGAACGGCCACGGCCTGTGGGCCAAGCAGGATTTGAACCCTTACCGCATCTACCACCCGTCCGGTATCATCGACAAGGTGGGCGCGGGCCTGTAG
- a CDS encoding peptidylprolyl isomerase: MALINTIREKSGWAVGTVAVGMLLFIVGGDLVGGKNRLFNRNETVVGEVAGQKVELADYNNALDQAKNAFVAQQQRQPDDQAMGYLRDQAWNQTIYNLAFQPEFDKLGLKVSDDELVDMVQGDNISPGIKQAFTDQKTGQFDKARLIDYLKNLDKLPPENQMAWHNFEANLPIERLRNKYNALLKNSVYVTTAEAKRFDANQNAKATVKYLFVPYGSISDSAVKVTDSELQAYLDKNKGKYKVEDGRSVEYITVPVVASKEDSAAVKTSMADLATQFASAPVDSLFVGANSEQPYNKAFRSPADLPEELRKQLPLASGKIYGPYAENGTYSLYKVTGTGAGKQAAARASHILIKADGTTPEAKAAAKAKAQDILNKIKGGADFAAMARQFGTDGTKDQGGDLGWFGQGRMVPEFEKAIFGATSTGLLPNVVETSFGYHVIKITAVPTKQTYQVAEVKKTIAPSDATREAAYAKAQELKGQATDLASFRALTTKDKTLVKQEAKNLDRGARSVNNLQNAREMVRWAFGVGPNGSETKVGDISEVYEMGDQYVIAALTDERTKGTATIEGLRPELTALVRNEKKAQQIMDKLGKGGTIESMAAKYGPTAQVGTAPNVVLGQGSIANIGFEPLAVGKAFALKPGQTSAPIQGEQGVVVVQTESVTPAPAPANLKNVQQQLAQQRAQQQDGKIYEAIKAHANVKDNRTKFF; this comes from the coding sequence ATGGCTTTAATTAACACGATTCGGGAAAAATCTGGCTGGGCGGTAGGCACCGTGGCGGTCGGGATGCTGCTCTTCATTGTGGGCGGCGACCTGGTGGGCGGCAAAAACCGCCTCTTCAACCGCAACGAAACCGTGGTGGGCGAAGTGGCCGGCCAAAAGGTGGAACTCGCCGACTACAACAATGCGCTGGACCAGGCCAAAAACGCCTTCGTTGCCCAACAGCAGCGCCAGCCCGACGACCAGGCCATGGGCTACCTGCGCGACCAGGCCTGGAACCAGACCATTTACAACCTGGCCTTCCAGCCCGAGTTCGACAAGCTGGGCCTGAAAGTATCGGACGACGAGCTGGTGGACATGGTGCAGGGCGATAACATCAGCCCCGGCATTAAGCAAGCCTTCACCGACCAGAAAACCGGTCAGTTCGACAAGGCCCGCCTGATTGACTACCTGAAGAACCTCGACAAGCTGCCGCCCGAAAACCAGATGGCCTGGCACAATTTCGAAGCCAACCTACCCATCGAGCGCCTGCGCAACAAGTACAACGCCCTGCTGAAAAACTCGGTGTACGTGACCACGGCCGAAGCCAAGCGCTTCGATGCCAACCAGAACGCCAAGGCCACGGTGAAGTACCTGTTTGTGCCCTACGGCAGCATCTCAGACTCGGCTGTGAAAGTGACGGACTCGGAGCTGCAAGCTTACCTCGACAAGAACAAAGGCAAGTACAAAGTAGAGGACGGCCGCTCGGTGGAGTACATCACCGTGCCGGTAGTGGCTTCGAAGGAAGACAGCGCCGCCGTGAAAACCTCGATGGCCGACCTGGCCACGCAGTTTGCCTCGGCCCCAGTCGATTCGCTGTTTGTGGGCGCCAACTCGGAGCAACCCTACAACAAGGCTTTCCGCAGCCCCGCCGACCTGCCCGAGGAACTGCGCAAGCAACTGCCCCTGGCCTCGGGCAAAATCTACGGACCTTACGCCGAAAATGGCACCTACTCGCTGTACAAGGTGACGGGTACCGGCGCTGGCAAGCAGGCCGCCGCCCGTGCCAGCCACATCCTCATCAAGGCCGACGGCACCACGCCCGAAGCCAAAGCCGCCGCGAAAGCCAAAGCCCAGGACATCCTGAACAAAATCAAGGGCGGCGCCGACTTTGCCGCGATGGCCCGCCAGTTTGGTACCGACGGCACCAAGGACCAGGGCGGCGACCTGGGCTGGTTCGGTCAGGGCCGCATGGTGCCCGAGTTTGAGAAAGCCATTTTCGGCGCCACCAGCACCGGCCTGCTGCCGAATGTGGTGGAAACTTCGTTTGGCTACCACGTCATCAAAATCACGGCCGTGCCCACCAAGCAGACCTACCAGGTGGCCGAGGTGAAGAAAACCATTGCCCCCAGCGACGCCACCCGCGAAGCTGCTTACGCCAAAGCCCAGGAGCTGAAAGGACAGGCCACCGACCTCGCCAGCTTCCGCGCCCTCACCACCAAAGACAAGACTTTGGTGAAGCAAGAAGCCAAAAACCTCGACCGCGGCGCCCGTAGCGTGAACAACCTGCAAAACGCCCGCGAAATGGTGCGTTGGGCCTTCGGCGTAGGCCCGAACGGCTCGGAGACCAAAGTGGGCGACATCTCGGAAGTGTATGAGATGGGCGACCAGTACGTCATTGCTGCCCTCACCGACGAGCGCACCAAAGGCACCGCCACTATCGAAGGCCTGCGCCCCGAGCTCACCGCCTTGGTACGGAACGAGAAAAAGGCCCAGCAAATCATGGACAAGCTCGGCAAGGGCGGCACCATCGAGAGCATGGCGGCCAAGTACGGCCCCACCGCCCAGGTGGGCACAGCGCCCAACGTGGTGCTCGGCCAAGGCAGCATAGCCAACATTGGCTTCGAGCCGCTGGCCGTGGGCAAAGCCTTCGCGCTGAAGCCCGGCCAGACTTCGGCCCCCATCCAGGGCGAGCAGGGCGTGGTAGTGGTGCAGACGGAGAGCGTGACGCCCGCTCCGGCCCCGGCCAACCTCAAAAACGTGCAGCAGCAGCTGGCCCAGCAGCGCGCCCAGCAGCAGGACGGCAAAATTTACGAGGCCATTAAGGCCCACGCCAACGTGAAAGACAACCGTACCAAGTTTTTCTAG
- a CDS encoding tetratricopeptide repeat protein, translating into MRPYSFLLAASLLTAAPALAQQPKGWVPMSGTALAQDYARRGEHEKVVFLFEKLSTEEQASPAVFPLYLTSLQALKRYKEAEKIAKKAVKLHPEDATLGVALGGVYAAAGDKPAADKQWQKVLAQLTPAQVVPVATEFGRRELPEWTERTYLRGRALAKNDTEYAPQLIQLYTQTQNQPQVLAETLRLVAQDDKQLPFVRNMLQNALHEEKDFDALEKLLLTATQEHPEQAAYSELLLWLQVQRKDFSGALVQARALDRRSRGEGVRVLELAAIAQQNKDYESAIDGYAYVAKEYRNGPYGNLARQRLLQAREAQVSTTYPVDLAKVRALVTDYEQLLAELGRTPATAPVLRNLANLYAFQLGDRPKAMALLQEVIDMPRASDEVIDEAKITQADLYLLKGEPWEATLLYSQVEKSHKDSPLGYEAKLRNARLSYYAGDFKLAQSHLDILKEATTREIANDAMQLSLLIQDNTVEDTLGLGLKAYAAVEQLVFQNKVKEAIAGLDALLEKFPGHSLSDDTYYLKAQLQRRTGDFAGAIATLERITNNPKYDVLSDDALFLLARIQEEDVKDKVKAQELYNQVITKYPGSIYVAEARKRFRKLRGDGV; encoded by the coding sequence ATGCGCCCGTATTCTTTTCTGCTTGCTGCTTCCCTGCTCACGGCCGCACCGGCGTTGGCCCAGCAGCCTAAGGGCTGGGTGCCAATGAGTGGCACGGCCCTGGCCCAGGACTACGCCCGCCGCGGCGAGCACGAGAAGGTGGTGTTTCTGTTCGAGAAGCTGTCGACGGAAGAGCAGGCCAGCCCGGCCGTATTTCCGCTTTACCTGACTTCCCTGCAAGCCCTGAAACGCTACAAGGAAGCCGAAAAAATAGCCAAGAAAGCCGTGAAGCTGCACCCGGAAGATGCCACCCTGGGCGTAGCCCTCGGGGGCGTGTACGCGGCGGCGGGCGACAAACCAGCTGCTGATAAACAGTGGCAGAAAGTGCTGGCCCAGCTCACACCCGCGCAGGTGGTGCCAGTGGCCACCGAGTTTGGCCGCCGCGAACTGCCCGAGTGGACCGAGCGCACCTACCTGCGCGGCCGCGCCCTGGCCAAAAATGACACCGAGTACGCCCCGCAGCTCATCCAACTCTACACCCAGACGCAGAACCAGCCCCAGGTGCTGGCCGAAACCCTGCGCCTCGTGGCCCAGGACGACAAGCAGCTGCCATTCGTGCGCAACATGCTGCAAAACGCTCTGCACGAGGAAAAGGACTTCGATGCGCTGGAAAAACTGCTGCTTACTGCTACACAAGAGCATCCCGAGCAGGCCGCCTACAGCGAGCTATTGCTGTGGCTGCAGGTGCAGCGCAAGGATTTCAGCGGGGCTTTGGTGCAGGCGCGGGCCCTGGACCGCCGCAGCCGCGGCGAAGGTGTGCGGGTGCTGGAGTTGGCCGCTATTGCCCAGCAAAACAAGGATTACGAAAGCGCCATCGATGGCTACGCTTACGTGGCTAAGGAATACCGCAACGGTCCCTACGGCAACCTGGCCCGCCAGCGCTTGCTGCAGGCCCGCGAAGCCCAGGTAAGCACGACATACCCCGTCGATTTAGCGAAAGTGCGGGCTTTGGTGACCGACTACGAGCAGCTGCTGGCCGAACTGGGCCGCACGCCCGCCACGGCGCCGGTGCTGCGCAACCTGGCCAATCTGTACGCCTTTCAATTGGGCGACCGGCCCAAGGCCATGGCTTTGCTACAGGAAGTTATTGATATGCCCCGGGCCAGCGACGAGGTGATTGACGAGGCTAAAATCACGCAGGCCGACTTGTACCTGCTGAAAGGCGAGCCCTGGGAGGCCACACTGCTGTACTCGCAGGTGGAAAAGTCGCATAAAGACTCGCCGCTGGGCTACGAGGCTAAGCTGCGCAACGCCCGCCTGAGCTACTACGCCGGCGATTTCAAGCTGGCCCAAAGCCACCTCGACATCCTGAAGGAAGCCACCACCCGCGAAATCGCCAACGACGCCATGCAGCTCTCGCTGCTGATTCAGGACAACACCGTGGAGGACACACTGGGCCTGGGCCTCAAGGCCTACGCCGCCGTAGAGCAGCTGGTCTTTCAAAACAAGGTAAAAGAGGCCATCGCGGGGCTTGATGCGCTGCTGGAGAAGTTTCCCGGCCACTCGCTGTCCGACGATACCTACTATCTGAAAGCCCAGTTGCAGCGCCGTACCGGCGACTTTGCGGGCGCCATTGCCACGCTCGAGCGCATCACCAACAACCCCAAGTACGATGTGCTCAGCGACGACGCGTTGTTTCTGCTGGCCCGCATTCAGGAGGAGGACGTGAAGGACAAGGTGAAAGCCCAGGAGCTCTACAACCAGGTAATTACCAAATACCCCGGCAGCATTTACGTGGCCGAGGCGCGGAAGCGCTTCCGCAAGCTGCGTGGTGATGGAGTGTAG
- the recJ gene encoding single-stranded-DNA-specific exonuclease RecJ: MPVSAIKRWNYIPETDPALAHRLAQSLFIAPEIAALLVQRGLDTPEAAAEFFHPDLRRLPNPLLMRDMARAVARLVKALEGGEKVLVLGDYDVDGITSVATVMSYLTPLFGAERLRDYIPDRYTEGYGISQKAIDFAADNSFGLVVALDCGIKAVEQVAYASSRGVDFIICDHHLPGEELPAAVAVLDPKRADCPYPYKELSGCGVGFKLMQALGEHLGLPVEPLHDLLDLVTVSIAADIVPITGENRILASYGLRRFNEDIALLRPGLAALRELATLREGPLGISSLIFGFAPRINAAGRMGDARRAVAMLLAPDQQEARYTAEVVDQMNQQRRGSDQHTTQEALDMIAGDPLLQNARATVLYKADWHQGVLGIVASRCLDQYYRPTVILTQRDGKATGSARSVAGFDVHEALEACAPLLDQFGGHRAAAGLTLKVENVPAFQRRFEEVVADTLTTEHLVRPVEVAAVLPIGRITEEFFAELRRMEPFGPGNPNPVFASQRLIAVPHSARVVGQGHLKLRLASADTQGPAVDAIGFGLADYLPQIEEGQPFSACYTVELNEYRGQRAVQLRLLDVRWE; encoded by the coding sequence ATGCCCGTATCCGCGATTAAGCGGTGGAATTATATCCCCGAAACCGACCCGGCCCTGGCGCACCGCCTGGCGCAGTCCCTCTTCATTGCCCCCGAAATAGCCGCCCTGCTGGTGCAGCGCGGCCTCGACACGCCCGAAGCTGCCGCTGAGTTTTTCCATCCCGACCTGCGCCGCCTCCCCAATCCGCTGCTGATGCGCGACATGGCCCGCGCCGTGGCCCGTTTGGTCAAAGCCCTGGAGGGCGGGGAAAAGGTGCTGGTGCTGGGCGACTACGACGTGGACGGCATTACCTCCGTGGCCACGGTGATGAGCTACCTCACGCCCCTGTTTGGCGCCGAGCGGCTGCGCGACTACATCCCCGACCGCTACACCGAGGGCTACGGTATCTCTCAGAAGGCCATTGACTTTGCGGCCGATAATAGTTTCGGGCTGGTGGTGGCGCTCGATTGCGGCATCAAGGCCGTGGAGCAGGTAGCCTACGCCAGCAGCCGCGGCGTCGATTTCATCATCTGCGACCACCACTTGCCCGGCGAGGAGTTGCCCGCCGCCGTGGCCGTGCTCGACCCCAAGCGGGCCGATTGCCCGTACCCCTACAAAGAGCTGTCGGGTTGCGGCGTAGGCTTCAAGCTGATGCAGGCGCTGGGCGAGCACCTGGGTTTGCCCGTGGAGCCGCTGCACGATTTGCTGGATTTGGTGACGGTGAGCATTGCGGCCGACATCGTGCCCATTACCGGCGAAAACCGCATTCTGGCCTCCTACGGCCTGCGCCGCTTCAACGAGGACATTGCCCTGCTGCGCCCCGGCCTGGCCGCCCTGCGCGAGCTGGCCACCCTGCGCGAGGGCCCATTGGGCATCAGTAGCCTGATATTCGGTTTTGCGCCCCGCATCAACGCCGCCGGCCGCATGGGCGACGCCCGCCGCGCCGTGGCCATGCTGCTGGCCCCCGACCAGCAGGAAGCCCGCTACACTGCCGAAGTGGTGGACCAAATGAACCAACAGCGCCGCGGCTCCGACCAGCACACCACCCAGGAGGCGCTGGACATGATTGCCGGCGACCCGCTGCTGCAAAACGCCCGCGCCACCGTGCTTTACAAGGCCGACTGGCACCAGGGGGTGCTTGGCATCGTGGCCTCACGCTGCCTCGACCAATACTACCGGCCCACCGTCATCCTGACGCAGCGCGACGGCAAGGCCACCGGCTCGGCTCGCTCCGTAGCTGGGTTTGATGTACACGAGGCCCTAGAAGCCTGCGCGCCGCTGCTCGACCAGTTTGGCGGGCACCGCGCCGCCGCCGGCCTCACGCTGAAGGTGGAAAACGTGCCCGCTTTCCAGCGCCGCTTCGAGGAAGTGGTGGCCGATACCCTGACCACCGAGCACCTGGTGCGGCCCGTGGAAGTGGCCGCCGTGCTGCCCATCGGCCGCATCACCGAAGAATTCTTTGCCGAGCTGCGCCGCATGGAGCCCTTCGGCCCCGGAAACCCCAACCCGGTGTTTGCCTCGCAGCGTCTCATTGCCGTGCCCCACAGCGCCCGTGTGGTGGGGCAGGGCCACCTCAAGCTGCGCCTGGCCTCGGCCGATACTCAGGGCCCAGCCGTGGACGCCATTGGCTTCGGCTTGGCCGACTACCTGCCGCAGATTGAGGAAGGCCAGCCCTTCAGTGCCTGCTACACGGTGGAGCTGAACGAGTACCGCGGCCAGCGCGCCGTGCAGCTGCGCCTGCTGGACGTGCGTTGGGAGTAG
- a CDS encoding DoxX family protein codes for MFLRLLSRYALALLFVLAGLWHFVHPATYLAIMPPQFPQPPALVYVSGFFEILGGIGLLLKPTRRLAGWGLLALLVAVFPANVYMALIHEKLGIPGWAAWGRLPLQLPLLWWVWKVMKG; via the coding sequence ATGTTCCTTCGCCTGCTCAGCCGCTATGCGCTGGCCTTGCTTTTTGTGCTGGCCGGCCTTTGGCACTTTGTGCACCCCGCCACTTACCTGGCCATCATGCCGCCCCAGTTTCCACAGCCGCCCGCGTTGGTGTACGTGAGTGGTTTTTTCGAAATTCTGGGCGGTATTGGTTTACTGTTAAAGCCGACGCGCCGCCTGGCGGGCTGGGGCTTGCTGGCCTTGCTGGTAGCGGTATTTCCAGCCAATGTGTACATGGCCCTGATTCACGAAAAGCTGGGCATTCCCGGCTGGGCGGCCTGGGGCCGACTGCCCTTGCAGCTGCCGCTGCTGTGGTGGGTGTGGAAGGTGATGAAAGGTTGA
- a CDS encoding acyl-CoA dehydrogenase yields MQTATSSSIYQLTEEQLAVRDAARDFAQSELWAGVIERDEHQKFPAEQIKKMGELGFMGMMVSPEYGGSGLDTVSYVLAMEEISKVDASCSVIMSVNNSLVCWGLEKYGTEEQKRKYLPRLCSGEIIGAFALSEPEAGSDATSQRTTAEDKGDHYLLNGTKNWITNGTTASVYLVIAQTNPELKSRGINVLIVDKDMPGFVQGPKENKLGIRGSDTCSLMFTDVKVPKENRIGEDGFGFKFAMQVLAGGRIGIASQALGIASGSLELSLKYAKERKAFGVEIAKHQAIQFKLADMATNVDAARLLCLQAAADKDAGNDYGKSGAMAKLFASKVAMEAAVEAVQIHGGYGFVKEYHVERFMRDAKITQIYEGTSEIQKIVISRDILK; encoded by the coding sequence ATGCAAACCGCCACATCCTCTAGTATTTACCAACTTACCGAAGAACAACTGGCCGTGCGCGACGCCGCCCGCGACTTTGCCCAGAGTGAGCTGTGGGCCGGCGTAATTGAGCGCGACGAGCACCAGAAATTCCCCGCCGAGCAAATCAAGAAGATGGGCGAGTTGGGTTTCATGGGCATGATGGTGAGCCCCGAGTACGGCGGTTCGGGCCTCGATACCGTGAGCTACGTGCTGGCCATGGAGGAAATCTCGAAGGTTGACGCCTCGTGCTCCGTGATTATGAGCGTGAACAACTCGCTGGTGTGCTGGGGCCTGGAGAAATACGGCACCGAGGAACAGAAGCGCAAGTACCTGCCGCGCCTGTGCTCGGGCGAAATCATCGGCGCCTTCGCTCTGAGCGAGCCCGAAGCCGGCTCCGACGCCACCAGCCAGCGCACCACCGCCGAAGACAAAGGCGACCATTACCTGCTGAACGGCACCAAAAACTGGATTACCAACGGCACCACCGCTTCGGTTTACCTCGTCATCGCCCAAACCAACCCCGAGCTGAAGTCGCGCGGCATCAACGTCCTCATCGTGGACAAGGACATGCCGGGCTTCGTGCAGGGCCCGAAAGAGAACAAGCTCGGCATCCGCGGCTCCGACACCTGCTCGCTGATGTTCACCGACGTGAAAGTGCCCAAGGAAAACCGCATCGGCGAAGACGGCTTCGGCTTCAAATTCGCCATGCAGGTACTGGCCGGCGGCCGCATCGGCATCGCCTCGCAGGCCTTGGGCATTGCATCCGGCTCGCTCGAACTGAGCTTGAAGTACGCCAAGGAGCGGAAGGCTTTCGGCGTGGAAATCGCCAAGCACCAGGCCATCCAGTTCAAGCTGGCCGACATGGCCACCAACGTGGATGCTGCCCGCCTGCTCTGCCTGCAAGCGGCTGCCGATAAAGACGCCGGCAACGACTACGGCAAGTCGGGTGCCATGGCCAAGCTCTTCGCTTCGAAGGTGGCTATGGAAGCGGCCGTGGAGGCCGTGCAGATTCACGGCGGCTACGGCTTCGTGAAGGAATACCACGTGGAACGCTTCATGCGCGACGCCAAAATTACCCAGATTTACGAGGGTACTTCGGAAATTCAGAAAATTGTGATTTCGCGGGATATCCTCAAATAA
- a CDS encoding helix-turn-helix domain-containing protein, which translates to MEDYNKVIESLGVRYIKAKNLVLHQPFTVRNSYDVGNNLILLHKGHLTFGEESMVVEEGEMLFIPGGRPTRVSYGVDQKNRVITNDDLITNKDKFFHSNDNLDLIGEDEESHSFVSFEAKVFDSVNFFASLDVPAFLISGQPKLANLVIKVVEESIQDLPGRERLINIYTENIVVEVVRYVLRNNMFVEQLATNSTYFKDPRLIDLFNYIKENLGGDLSNKVLSGVANVSEDYVGQYFKMLTNINPQDYIEYQRMERAVFLLRTTKKSIRDIGKEVGYKDTAYFCRRFKMMFGIPAGKMRRRESAMNI; encoded by the coding sequence ATGGAAGATTACAATAAAGTCATTGAATCGTTGGGCGTCCGCTACATCAAGGCGAAGAATCTGGTGCTGCACCAGCCCTTCACTGTGCGCAACTCCTACGACGTTGGTAATAACCTTATCCTGCTGCACAAAGGCCACCTTACTTTCGGCGAAGAATCGATGGTAGTGGAGGAGGGTGAGATGCTCTTTATTCCCGGCGGCCGGCCCACCCGCGTGAGCTACGGCGTCGACCAGAAAAACCGCGTCATCACCAACGATGACCTCATTACCAATAAGGACAAGTTCTTTCACTCCAACGACAACCTCGACCTCATCGGCGAAGACGAGGAAAGCCACAGCTTTGTGAGCTTCGAGGCAAAGGTGTTCGACTCGGTGAACTTCTTCGCCTCGCTCGACGTGCCGGCCTTCCTCATCTCGGGGCAGCCCAAGCTGGCCAACCTCGTGATTAAAGTGGTGGAAGAAAGCATTCAGGACCTGCCCGGCCGCGAGCGGCTCATCAACATCTACACCGAGAACATTGTGGTAGAAGTGGTGCGCTACGTGCTGCGCAACAACATGTTTGTGGAGCAGCTGGCCACCAACAGCACCTACTTCAAAGACCCGCGCCTGATTGACCTGTTCAACTACATCAAGGAAAACCTGGGCGGCGACCTGTCGAACAAAGTACTCTCGGGCGTAGCCAACGTGAGCGAGGACTACGTGGGCCAGTATTTCAAGATGCTGACCAACATCAACCCGCAGGACTATATTGAGTACCAGCGCATGGAGCGCGCCGTGTTCCTGCTGCGCACCACCAAGAAAAGCATCCGCGACATCGGCAAAGAGGTGGGCTACAAAGACACTGCTTACTTCTGCCGCCGCTTCAAGATGATGTTCGGCATCCCGGCCGGCAAGATGCGTCGCCGTGAGTCGGCCATGAACATCTAA